In Zunongwangia profunda SM-A87, the following proteins share a genomic window:
- the acs gene encoding acetate--CoA ligase yields the protein MSNYHIKNLEEYFQVYRKSVREPENFWAEIAEEHFTWRKKWDNVLSWDFTKPEVKWFENAKLNITENCIDRHLLTRGEKTAIIWEPNDSSEEAQHITYNELHKKVNKLANVLKSKGIQKGDRVCIYLPMVPELAYSVLACARIGAIHSVVFAGFSSKALATRTLDADCKMMITSDGSYRGAKTLNLKNIVDEALEDCPDVSSVLVVKRTGEEINMKDGRDEWLSPLMDKASEQCAPEIVDAEDPLFILYTSGSTGKPKGMLHTTAGYMVYTAFTFKNIFNYTEGDVYWCTADIGWITGHSYIVYGPLANGATTVMFEGVPSYPDYGRFWEIVEKHKITQFYTAPTAIRALAKRNIEFVENHDLSSLKVLGSVGEPINEEAWHWFNDNIGKNQSPIVDTWWQTETGGIMISPMPYVTPTKPTYATLPMPGIQPSLMDDDGKEIKGNQVSGRLSVKFPWPSIARTVWGDHERYKDTYFSTFEGKYFTGDGAMRDEVGYYRITGRTDDVIIVSGHNLGTAPIEDAINEHPAVAESAVVGFPHDVKGNALYAFVILKESGESRKRDNLRKEINQQIADKVGPIAKPDKIQFVEGLPKTRSGKIMRRILRKIASDDTSDLGDTSTLLNPEVVEAIIAEAL from the coding sequence ATGAGTAATTACCACATTAAAAATCTGGAAGAATATTTTCAGGTTTATAGAAAATCCGTGCGCGAACCAGAAAATTTTTGGGCAGAAATTGCCGAAGAGCATTTTACCTGGAGAAAAAAATGGGACAATGTATTAAGCTGGGATTTTACCAAACCAGAAGTAAAATGGTTTGAAAATGCTAAACTGAATATCACTGAAAACTGTATAGATCGTCATCTTTTAACTCGAGGAGAGAAAACCGCCATTATTTGGGAGCCTAACGATAGTAGTGAAGAAGCTCAACATATCACTTATAACGAGCTGCATAAAAAAGTAAATAAGCTCGCAAACGTTTTAAAAAGCAAGGGTATTCAAAAAGGAGATAGGGTTTGTATCTATTTACCAATGGTGCCAGAACTTGCTTATTCCGTTCTCGCTTGTGCCAGGATAGGGGCTATACATTCTGTTGTATTTGCAGGATTCTCCAGCAAGGCATTGGCTACAAGAACTCTGGATGCCGATTGTAAAATGATGATTACTTCAGACGGTTCTTATCGTGGTGCAAAAACACTTAATCTTAAGAATATTGTAGACGAAGCTTTAGAAGATTGTCCAGATGTATCCTCGGTTTTGGTGGTAAAAAGAACTGGTGAAGAAATTAATATGAAAGACGGGCGCGACGAATGGTTGTCCCCTTTAATGGATAAGGCTTCAGAACAATGCGCTCCTGAAATTGTGGATGCTGAAGATCCTTTATTTATTTTATATACCTCTGGTTCTACCGGCAAACCAAAAGGAATGTTACATACTACCGCAGGATATATGGTGTATACCGCGTTTACCTTCAAAAATATTTTTAATTATACCGAAGGTGATGTGTATTGGTGTACAGCTGATATTGGATGGATCACGGGGCATTCCTATATAGTTTATGGTCCACTGGCCAACGGAGCTACTACAGTAATGTTTGAAGGAGTACCGTCTTATCCTGATTATGGGCGTTTTTGGGAAATTGTAGAAAAACACAAAATCACACAATTCTATACCGCACCAACTGCGATTAGAGCTTTGGCAAAACGTAATATTGAATTTGTAGAAAATCATGATCTTTCTTCTTTAAAAGTTCTGGGGTCTGTAGGGGAACCTATAAATGAGGAGGCATGGCATTGGTTTAATGATAATATAGGTAAAAACCAGAGTCCTATAGTGGATACCTGGTGGCAAACTGAAACAGGAGGAATTATGATTTCACCAATGCCCTATGTAACTCCCACAAAACCTACTTACGCGACTTTACCCATGCCTGGAATTCAACCTAGCTTAATGGACGATGATGGCAAGGAAATAAAGGGAAATCAGGTAAGTGGTCGCTTATCTGTAAAATTTCCCTGGCCATCGATTGCCAGAACTGTTTGGGGAGATCACGAGCGCTATAAGGATACTTATTTTTCGACTTTTGAAGGAAAGTACTTTACCGGTGATGGAGCCATGAGGGATGAAGTGGGATATTACAGAATAACCGGTAGAACGGATGATGTTATTATTGTTTCCGGACATAATCTAGGTACTGCCCCTATAGAGGATGCGATTAACGAACATCCGGCAGTTGCCGAAAGTGCAGTGGTTGGTTTTCCTCATGATGTGAAAGGAAATGCACTGTATGCATTTGTAATCCTTAAGGAGTCTGGTGAGAGCCGTAAACGTGATAACTTAAGAAAAGAGATCAATCAACAAATTGCTGATAAAGTTGGACCAATTGCCAAGCCAGATAAAATACAGTTTGTAGAAGGCTTACCTAAAACCCGAAGTGGAAAAATTATGCGAAGAATTTTACGTAAAATAGCTTCCGATGATACTTCAGATTTAGGAGATACTTCAACCTTATTAAATCCTGAGGTGGTCGAAGCGATTATTGCAGAAGCTTTATAA
- the gldF gene encoding gliding motility-associated ABC transporter permease subunit GldF — protein sequence MLAILNKEIQSFFATPIGYLVIGIFLVVSGLFLFVFTGEYNILDSGFATIKPFFNMAPWIFIFLIPAISMKSFSEEQKLGTMELLLTKPLSIAKLIFGKYLGALLLVILAIVPSVIYVICISELGRTPGNFDLGATLGSYLGLLFLSGCYTAIGIFSSSLTKNQIVAFIIAVFICFLSFFLFEGISGLSILEAPEYGIEYFGISYHYRSISRGVVDTRDLIYFLSFIALFLKLTHFRIKNLRNN from the coding sequence TTGTTAGCTATTTTAAATAAAGAAATACAATCTTTTTTTGCCACTCCTATAGGCTATCTGGTCATTGGGATATTTTTGGTGGTTAGCGGCCTGTTTTTATTTGTGTTTACAGGAGAGTATAACATTTTAGATAGCGGTTTCGCTACTATCAAGCCGTTCTTTAATATGGCGCCTTGGATTTTTATCTTTCTGATCCCCGCCATTTCCATGAAAAGCTTTTCTGAAGAACAGAAACTAGGTACCATGGAGCTCTTACTTACTAAACCTTTATCGATCGCTAAACTAATATTTGGCAAATACCTGGGAGCTTTACTATTAGTGATTTTAGCAATTGTTCCTTCGGTTATTTACGTGATCTGCATTTCAGAGTTAGGTCGAACTCCTGGAAATTTTGATTTAGGAGCAACTTTAGGGAGTTATCTGGGACTATTGTTTCTGAGTGGTTGTTATACCGCCATCGGGATATTTTCTTCCAGCTTAACCAAAAACCAGATCGTAGCTTTTATTATAGCTGTTTTTATATGTTTTTTGAGTTTCTTTTTATTTGAAGGAATTTCCGGATTATCAATCTTGGAAGCCCCGGAATACGGAATAGAATACTTCGGAATTAGCTATCATTACCGCAGTATTAGTCGGGGAGTTGTAGATACCCGCGATCTTATTTACTTTTTAAGTTTTATTGCTTTGTTTTTAAAGCTTACGCACTTCAGAATAAAAAATCTAAGAAATAACTAA
- a CDS encoding phosphoribosylaminoimidazolesuccinocarboxamide synthase, producing MSNTLIKTDYNFPGQKSVYKGKVRDVYAFEDDQLVMIASDRLSAFDVVMPKGIPYKGQILNQIATKMMKDTEDLVPNWLQATPDPNVAVGEACEPFKVEMVIRGYLSGHAAREYKAGKRTLCGVAMPEGMKENDRFPEPIITPATKAEQGDHDEDISKEDILKRGIVSAEDYAVLEDYTKKLFQRGTEIAEKRGLILVDTKYEFGKTKDGKIVLIDEIHTPDSSRYFYANTYKELQEKGEPQKQLSKEFVRQWLIQNGFQGKEGQEVPFMSDEYIETVSERYIELYENITGETFEKADVSNIEKRVEENVKAYLK from the coding sequence ATGAGTAATACTCTAATAAAGACCGATTATAATTTTCCTGGACAAAAATCAGTATACAAAGGAAAGGTGAGAGATGTATATGCTTTCGAAGATGATCAACTGGTGATGATCGCCTCAGACCGTCTTTCGGCTTTTGACGTGGTGATGCCAAAAGGAATTCCTTATAAAGGTCAGATTCTGAACCAGATCGCTACTAAAATGATGAAGGATACTGAAGATTTGGTACCAAACTGGCTTCAGGCAACACCAGATCCTAACGTAGCTGTAGGTGAAGCCTGCGAACCTTTTAAAGTAGAAATGGTGATTCGTGGATATCTTTCCGGGCACGCGGCAAGAGAATATAAAGCTGGTAAAAGAACACTTTGTGGAGTGGCTATGCCAGAAGGAATGAAGGAAAACGATCGTTTTCCTGAACCCATAATTACTCCGGCTACCAAAGCAGAACAGGGTGATCATGATGAAGATATCTCTAAAGAAGATATTTTAAAACGCGGAATTGTTTCTGCGGAAGATTATGCGGTATTAGAGGATTACACCAAAAAACTTTTTCAACGTGGAACCGAAATTGCTGAAAAGCGAGGCTTAATTTTAGTGGATACTAAATATGAGTTCGGGAAAACTAAAGATGGTAAAATCGTTTTGATCGACGAAATTCATACCCCTGATTCTTCAAGATATTTCTATGCCAATACCTATAAAGAATTACAGGAGAAAGGAGAGCCACAAAAGCAACTTTCTAAAGAATTTGTTCGCCAGTGGCTTATCCAGAATGGTTTTCAGGGCAAAGAAGGACAAGAAGTGCCGTTTATGAGTGACGAATATATAGAAACCGTAAGCGAAAGATATATAGAATTATATGAAAATATAACCGGAGAGACTTTTGAAAAAGCAGATGTTTCTAATATTGAAAAACGGGTAGAAGAAAATGTAAAAGCCTATTTGAAATAG
- a CDS encoding 3'-5' exonuclease yields the protein MFDWFKKDESHLPEFWQKYSAGFNSNQKEQLIAETTFVVLDTETTGFDQEKDRILSIGCVKIKNNKLLVADSFEIYLKQEKFNPDTVEIHGLIKHERFETISEEKAIQLFLKYIKDSVLVAHHAGFDINMINAALKRNHLPKLKNRVLDTGILYRKTRIISNFIDQHKTYSLDEVALAYNIDLKDRHTAIGDAFITAIAFLKILGRLKRKKLKELFKK from the coding sequence ATGTTTGACTGGTTTAAAAAAGACGAATCTCACCTACCCGAATTCTGGCAAAAATATTCAGCTGGATTTAATAGCAACCAAAAAGAGCAACTTATTGCAGAGACAACATTTGTGGTCTTAGATACTGAAACCACGGGTTTTGATCAGGAAAAAGATCGAATTCTAAGTATTGGTTGTGTAAAAATAAAAAACAATAAATTACTGGTTGCCGATAGTTTTGAAATTTACCTGAAACAGGAAAAATTTAATCCCGATACTGTCGAAATACACGGTCTGATAAAACATGAACGCTTTGAAACAATTTCTGAAGAAAAAGCGATTCAGTTATTTCTAAAGTATATTAAAGACTCTGTGTTAGTGGCTCATCATGCCGGGTTCGATATTAATATGATCAATGCTGCACTTAAAAGAAATCATCTTCCGAAGTTAAAGAACAGGGTTTTAGATACCGGAATATTATATCGAAAAACCAGGATTATATCAAATTTTATCGATCAACACAAAACGTATAGTTTAGATGAAGTGGCCCTGGCGTATAATATTGATCTTAAAGATAGACATACCGCCATTGGTGATGCGTTTATTACCGCTATTGCATTTCTAAAAATCCTGGGACGACTGAAACGTAAAAAACTAAAAGAACTATTCAAAAAGTAA
- the dnaN gene encoding DNA polymerase III subunit beta, protein MKFIVSSSYLLKQLQILGGVINNNNTLPILDNFLFDLNNDELTVSASDLETTMSAKLNVESDSEGKIAVPAKLLLDTLKTFPEQPLTFVAEDNHTIELSSNHGKYALAYADGEEFPNPVSLEDPSNTVIEGDILSSAISKTIFASGNDDLRPVMSGVFFQFSTEGLTFVATDAHKLVKYSREDVTASQTAEFIMPKKPLNLLKGILAGSESEVLIEYNESNAKFTFDDTTLICRLIDGKYPNYEAVIPKENPNKLTIERNQFLSSVRRVSIFSNKTTHQVRLKIAGAELNISAEDVDYSNKAEERLTCGYQGDDMQIGFNSRFLTEMLNNLNSDEVQLEMSLPNRAGILTPVDGLDPGEKITMLVMPVMLNN, encoded by the coding sequence ATGAAATTTATTGTATCCAGCAGTTATTTGCTGAAACAGCTTCAGATACTTGGTGGGGTTATTAATAATAACAACACTTTGCCGATATTGGATAATTTCCTTTTTGATTTGAACAATGACGAGTTAACAGTTTCTGCTTCAGATTTAGAGACCACCATGTCTGCTAAATTAAATGTAGAATCTGATTCTGAAGGAAAAATCGCTGTACCGGCCAAACTTCTTTTAGATACGCTAAAAACTTTTCCAGAGCAACCTTTAACTTTTGTTGCCGAGGATAATCATACGATAGAGCTTAGCTCTAATCATGGTAAATACGCACTGGCTTATGCCGATGGTGAAGAATTCCCTAATCCTGTAAGTCTTGAAGATCCAAGCAATACAGTGATCGAAGGTGATATTCTTTCTTCAGCCATTAGTAAGACTATTTTTGCCTCTGGTAATGATGACCTTCGCCCGGTAATGAGCGGCGTGTTCTTTCAGTTCTCTACAGAAGGCTTAACTTTTGTCGCTACAGATGCCCATAAATTGGTAAAGTATTCCCGCGAAGATGTGACGGCTTCACAAACGGCAGAATTTATTATGCCCAAGAAACCGCTTAATCTTTTAAAAGGAATTCTTGCGGGTAGCGAAAGCGAAGTGCTTATCGAATATAATGAGAGTAATGCTAAATTTACTTTTGATGATACCACATTAATTTGCCGTTTAATCGATGGTAAATACCCAAATTACGAAGCGGTAATCCCAAAAGAAAATCCTAATAAACTTACCATAGAGCGTAACCAGTTTTTAAGTTCGGTAAGAAGGGTATCTATTTTCTCTAATAAAACAACGCATCAGGTACGTTTAAAAATCGCCGGAGCCGAGTTAAATATTTCTGCGGAAGATGTAGATTACAGCAACAAAGCTGAAGAGCGTTTAACTTGTGGTTACCAGGGAGATGATATGCAAATTGGTTTTAACTCCAGATTTCTTACCGAAATGCTGAATAATTTAAATTCAGATGAAGTACAGTTAGAAATGAGTTTACCTAACCGTGCCGGAATCTTAACTCCGGTTGACGGATTAGATCCGGGAGAAAAAATTACAATGCTGGTAATGCCGGTAATGTTGAATAACTAA
- a CDS encoding PhoH family protein codes for MNELVIELSEISPRDFFGQGNEHIELLKRYFPKLKIVARGSKIKVFGDEEMLEEFDKRFTMLIEHFGKFNKLDENVIERVLTSESKEEYQSSKESGEVLVHGVSGRLIKAQTANQRKMVDLSKKNDLLFAIGPAGTGKTYTGVALAVKALKEKEVKRIILTRPAVEAGENLGFLPGDLKEKLDPYMQPLYDGLRDMIPAERLESFIEKGVIQIAPLAFMRGRTLDNAFVILDEAQNTTHAQMKMFLTRMGKNAKFIITGDPGQIDLPRRTVSGLKEALLVLKDVKGVGMVYLDDKDVIRHRLVKKIIAAYKTIEHND; via the coding sequence TTGAACGAACTTGTAATCGAACTTTCAGAGATTAGTCCCAGAGATTTTTTTGGGCAGGGTAATGAACATATTGAACTTTTAAAAAGATATTTTCCGAAGTTAAAAATCGTAGCACGAGGAAGTAAAATAAAAGTTTTTGGAGATGAAGAAATGCTGGAAGAATTCGATAAGCGATTTACCATGCTTATCGAGCATTTTGGAAAGTTTAATAAACTGGATGAAAATGTTATTGAGCGCGTCTTAACGAGTGAGAGTAAGGAAGAATATCAATCTTCTAAAGAAAGCGGTGAGGTTTTGGTGCATGGAGTAAGCGGTAGATTAATCAAAGCACAAACCGCCAACCAGCGTAAAATGGTAGATCTTAGTAAAAAGAACGATCTGTTATTTGCTATAGGCCCGGCGGGAACCGGAAAAACGTATACCGGTGTAGCCCTAGCGGTTAAAGCTTTAAAAGAAAAAGAGGTTAAAAGGATCATTCTTACTCGTCCCGCGGTGGAAGCGGGGGAGAACCTTGGATTTTTACCGGGAGATCTTAAAGAAAAACTGGATCCTTACATGCAGCCACTGTATGATGGATTACGCGATATGATCCCGGCAGAAAGACTTGAATCTTTTATCGAAAAAGGAGTGATACAGATAGCCCCATTAGCCTTTATGCGTGGTAGAACCTTGGATAATGCGTTTGTAATCTTAGATGAAGCACAAAATACTACCCATGCACAAATGAAAATGTTTTTAACCCGAATGGGGAAAAATGCTAAATTTATTATTACCGGCGATCCGGGCCAGATCGACTTACCTAGAAGAACAGTATCCGGGTTAAAAGAAGCGCTTTTGGTTTTAAAAGACGTAAAAGGTGTAGGTATGGTATATTTGGACGATAAAGATGTGATTCGTCATCGATTGGTAAAAAAGATCATCGCGGCCTACAAAACAATAGAACACAACGATTAA
- a CDS encoding SAM hydrolase/SAM-dependent halogenase family protein — MAIITLTTDFGQKDYFAAAVKGAVYSELDDVRIVDISHCISPFHISEASYIIKNAYKSFPKGSIHIIGIDSELTPENKHLAILLDDHYFLCANNGILSLLASEIKPEKIVEINIHDKIESNFPVLDIFVKVACHIARGGTLDVIGKNIQEIKYLKQIEPLINSDKNQIIGHVIYIDNYGNVITNISRKLFENIGKGRNFTISARMVTFSKVHETYSDCINFKIEKEKRGEEDGKKLAVFNSAGYIELAIYKSNPLTVGSAASLFGLQNRDTVTIKFEAYASKDRKAEL, encoded by the coding sequence ATGGCAATCATTACCTTAACAACCGATTTTGGGCAGAAAGATTACTTTGCAGCAGCGGTTAAAGGAGCTGTTTACAGCGAACTTGATGATGTTAGGATTGTTGATATTTCGCATTGTATCTCTCCTTTTCATATTAGCGAAGCGAGTTATATTATTAAAAATGCTTACAAAAGCTTTCCAAAAGGAAGCATTCATATAATAGGGATTGATTCAGAATTAACGCCAGAGAATAAACATCTGGCCATATTGTTGGACGATCATTATTTTCTTTGTGCCAACAATGGTATTTTGTCATTATTGGCTTCAGAAATTAAGCCTGAAAAAATCGTAGAAATCAATATCCACGATAAGATTGAATCCAACTTTCCTGTGCTGGATATTTTTGTGAAAGTAGCCTGTCATATTGCACGCGGTGGTACTTTAGATGTTATAGGAAAAAATATTCAGGAGATTAAATATCTAAAACAAATTGAGCCTTTAATCAACTCAGATAAAAACCAGATTATCGGGCATGTAATTTATATTGATAATTATGGGAATGTGATTACCAATATTTCCAGGAAATTATTCGAGAATATAGGCAAAGGAAGAAATTTTACCATTAGTGCAAGAATGGTCACCTTTAGTAAGGTACATGAAACTTATAGTGACTGCATTAACTTTAAGATAGAAAAAGAAAAACGCGGCGAAGAAGATGGTAAAAAACTAGCTGTATTTAATTCGGCCGGATATATCGAACTGGCCATTTATAAAAGTAATCCCTTAACTGTGGGCAGCGCGGCCAGCCTCTTTGGATTACAAAATCGTGATACCGTAACTATAAAATTTGAAGCTTATGCTAGTAAGGATCGTAAAGCTGAGCTTTAG
- the gldG gene encoding gliding motility-associated ABC transporter substrate-binding protein GldG: MKQFSKYKSVVLFIVILIAINFVASHYFERLDLTQDKRYTLSKASEEIIADIKDPIIIDVFLKGDFPSEFRRLQNETRQILEEYTAKNSNISFNFIDPLAEDANAQQVAQQFYQMGMSPARINVMENGQNSETIIFPWAMANLGEKSVRIGLLKNQLGSSDEDRVTNSVQQLEYAFTDAINKLIYPREKKIAVMRGNGELPNANIADFVKTLQQYYFMAPFTLDSAAVNPQKTLKELREYDLIIEAKPTQPFTENEKYILDQYTMNGGKSLWLTESVAMEKDSLLNPNGSAFALPQNLNLGDFFFSYGLRINPSLVNDLYSAPIILATGNGNDTRFNPYPWFYSPLTTSPNDHPIINNIEAVKFDFVNPIDTLKNNIKKTILLTSSPKSKVEGTPREISLNIVGKEPDIASYTDGEQALAVLLEGEFTSVYNNRLKPFKIRDNLDQSKPTAMLVISDGDVIKNDLQQGEPLALGFQKYTGTTYGNKEFLLNAVNYMLDDRGLMDIRTKKVTIAFLDPQKTAAERSKWQLISIALPLLILGIFALLYTWLRRKKYIRKK, from the coding sequence TTGAAGCAGTTTTCGAAATATAAATCGGTTGTTTTATTTATCGTAATCTTAATTGCGATAAACTTTGTTGCTTCACACTATTTTGAACGTTTAGATCTTACACAGGACAAGCGCTACACTCTTTCCAAAGCTTCCGAGGAAATAATAGCCGATATTAAAGACCCCATCATTATCGATGTATTTTTAAAAGGTGACTTTCCTTCTGAATTTAGACGCCTGCAAAACGAAACCCGTCAAATCCTTGAAGAATATACAGCTAAAAACAGCAATATCAGCTTTAATTTTATAGACCCTTTGGCTGAAGATGCCAATGCGCAACAGGTGGCTCAACAGTTTTACCAGATGGGCATGTCTCCCGCACGCATAAATGTCATGGAAAACGGGCAAAATAGCGAAACGATTATTTTTCCCTGGGCCATGGCCAATCTTGGTGAAAAATCGGTACGTATTGGTTTGCTTAAAAATCAGTTAGGAAGCAGTGATGAAGATCGTGTGACCAACTCGGTCCAACAATTAGAATACGCTTTTACTGATGCGATAAACAAGCTAATTTACCCCAGGGAAAAGAAAATTGCAGTGATGCGCGGTAATGGTGAATTGCCCAATGCTAATATTGCCGATTTTGTAAAGACGCTTCAACAATATTATTTTATGGCGCCTTTCACTTTAGATTCAGCTGCGGTGAATCCGCAAAAAACACTAAAGGAATTAAGGGAATATGATCTTATCATTGAAGCAAAACCAACCCAACCTTTTACTGAGAACGAGAAATATATTCTGGATCAATACACCATGAACGGTGGAAAATCACTGTGGCTTACCGAAAGTGTTGCGATGGAAAAAGACAGCCTATTAAATCCCAACGGCTCAGCCTTTGCTTTACCACAAAACCTTAATCTGGGGGATTTCTTCTTTAGTTATGGCTTAAGAATTAACCCCAGCCTTGTAAACGATCTATATTCGGCACCAATTATTCTGGCTACCGGGAATGGTAACGATACCCGATTTAATCCCTATCCATGGTTTTATAGTCCGCTTACCACCTCCCCTAACGACCATCCAATCATCAATAATATAGAAGCGGTAAAATTTGATTTTGTAAATCCTATAGACACATTAAAAAACAACATCAAAAAAACGATATTATTAACTAGTTCTCCAAAATCGAAGGTTGAAGGGACTCCTCGTGAGATCAGTTTAAATATCGTTGGTAAAGAACCAGATATTGCGTCGTATACTGATGGTGAACAAGCGCTCGCCGTTTTACTGGAAGGCGAATTTACTTCAGTATACAACAATCGCTTAAAACCCTTTAAAATACGGGATAATTTAGACCAAAGCAAACCTACTGCAATGCTGGTAATTTCGGATGGAGACGTGATCAAAAATGATCTTCAACAAGGGGAACCACTAGCGCTTGGATTTCAAAAATATACCGGTACTACCTATGGTAACAAAGAGTTTTTACTGAATGCCGTTAACTATATGTTGGATGACCGGGGACTAATGGACATTCGTACCAAAAAAGTAACGATCGCATTTTTGGATCCGCAAAAAACTGCTGCTGAACGTAGCAAATGGCAATTGATAAGCATTGCATTACCACTATTGATATTGGGCATTTTTGCGCTGCTTTATACCTGGCTTAGACGCAAGAAATATATCAGGAAGAAATAA
- a CDS encoding putative quinol monooxygenase yields MLVRIVKLSFSPENIDAFLEIFENTKEQIRNFKGCRHLELYRDKDNTSQFFTYSYWENENALENYRNSAFFKVVWSNTKILFNAKPEAWSVDQLWVSDQN; encoded by the coding sequence ATGCTAGTAAGGATCGTAAAGCTGAGCTTTAGCCCTGAAAATATCGATGCTTTTTTAGAAATCTTTGAAAATACCAAAGAGCAAATTCGCAATTTTAAAGGTTGTAGACATTTAGAATTATATCGTGACAAAGACAATACCAGTCAATTTTTTACGTATAGTTACTGGGAAAATGAAAATGCATTGGAAAATTATCGAAATTCTGCATTTTTCAAGGTCGTTTGGAGCAATACCAAAATTTTGTTTAATGCGAAACCAGAAGCCTGGAGTGTTGATCAACTTTGGGTTTCAGATCAAAATTAA